DNA from Anaerolineae bacterium:
AATATGATGTTTGATAATCCGGTCAAACCTTATAAGATTGATAAAGATATTGTTAAGGCCTTGAATGTTTTCTGGATTCTTCATGCCGATCATGAACAAAACTGTTCCACATCTGCCGTAAGGGTTGTCGGAAGCGGAAGGGTTAATCTTTACGCTGCAATTTCGGCGGGAATAGCTGCACTCTGGGGGCCCCTGCACGGCGGGGCAAATCAGGCGGTTATTGAAATGCTTTCAGAAATACAAAAAAATGGCGGCAAGTTGGATAAGGCCATTAAAAGGGCTAAAGACAAAAAAGACCCTTTTAGATTAATGGGCTTTGGCCATAGAGTATACAAGACCTATGACCCGCGCGCCAAAATAATGAAAGAAATGTGTGATAACGTTGTGAAAAAGCAGAAAATAAAGGATCCTTTGCTTGACCTGGCAAAGGAACTTGAAGAAATTGCGCTAAATGATGATTATTTTAAAGAGCGCAATCTTTATCCGAACATCGATTTTTATAGCGGCATAATGCTGCGCGCCATGGGCATTCCTACAAATATGTTTACCGTCATGTTCGCCATCGGCAGGCTTCCCGGATGGATCGCTCAGTGGAAAGAGAGCGCTGATGATCCAGATTGGAAACTAAGCCGTCCACGCCAGCTCTATATCGGACCGACAAAAACTGAATTCATTCCCATTGATAAAAGAAGATAGATGGATCAAGCAGATTCTTTAATCGAACATATAAAGTCTGTCGCAAAAAATATGTTTCACGGAGCCAGAGGCAGCCACGACTGGGACCATACACTTAGAGTGTGCAGTTTGTGCAAACATATAGGAAAGGCTGAAGGAGTAGACATGCTTGTGCTCCTCACAGCTGCATATCTCCATGATATAGGCAGGTGCCTTCAGGATGAGTCATGCGGCGAAATTTGTCATGCTGAAAAAGGAGCGGAGATGGCATGGCCCATAGTGAAGAAACTCCCTGTTTCAGAAAAACAAAAGGAAAATATTGTCCACTGTATCAAATCACATAGATTCCGCGGTAAGCACACGCCAAAAACAGTTGAAGCAAAGGTGTTATTTGATGCAGACAAACTCGATGCAATCGGCGCGGTCGGTGTGGCAAGGGCATATCTCTTTGCCGGAGAAATCGGCGCAAGGCTTCATAATCCTGATATAAGTGTTGAAAAATCCATGTCCTATTCAAAAGATGACACAGGTTTCAGAGAGTTCAAGGTTAAGCTTTCGCGAATAAAGGACAGGATACTGACAAAAGAAGGAACAAAAATAGCAAAAGAACGGCATGCTTTCATGGATAATTTTTTTAAACGGTTTTTAGAAGAATATGAAGGGAAAAGGTAAATATTGATTAATCAGTAAAAACTATCCCTGTATATCCAACAAAGCTGTGGCCCGGGCTTTTATCATAGCTTGTAGCATAGGCAATGGATTCCGCGTGTTTTGCGCCAAGCTGTTTTGATGCTGACATGGCTGTTGCGGCAGCGCCTGAACAGCAGGCGTTCTGGTGTGACAGGGCTTCGGTTATGACACCTTCAGGGTCCATTTTCAGCATAGCCTCAACTATCCTTCGATCATTTTCATTACGCACCCAATCAAGCGATGCATGACCGGTTCCCTCCGGCACAAACCCATAGTTTAAGCCATAATGTGTCAGGTCGGTAGAGCCTACAATTTTTACACGAAGACCCATCTTTGTCGCGATCTCTGCCGCTGCCTTACCTATTTCAAAAGAGCTTTTATCAGGAGGAACGCCTATTGGAACTATTTTTACATCTTCAAAAAAGTATTTAATAAACGGGAGCTGGAGTTCTATTGTATTGTCCTGCGCAAAGGGCTCGGAAGTTTCAATATTAAATGTAAATTTCCGGGCAAGCTCTCCTGCAAGCTCATTATCGACTGGAATTTCACCAAACGGGGTTTCCCACGATCCATCTTTCATAATATAACATGGAGAATCAGGATGAAGATGCATGCCAAAAATAATCACAACATCTATCGGCTTTTCATCTTTGAGGCAATTGATTACATTGCAGGCAATACTGCCTGAAAAGTACCACCCTGCATGTGGAACAATCCCGCCGATCGCCTTGCCTTTCAAGGAATCCTTAACCTTTATTTCTTTAAGAAAACCTTTAATCTCCTTTTCACACTCCACCGCGCTGTCAGGATACCAACTTCCAGCAAAAATCGATCTTCTAACATTCATTGTTGTCACCCTGTTTTTAATAAACCTTTTGTTTACTCTTTACCTGACTTTTAAGCCAGTCAATCCAGGGACCAAACCCTATATCCTTTGTCGCGGAAATTTCAAAAACAGGCATAGCGGGATTTATCTGCTTAATATTTTTAAGCGTTAAATTCTTATCATATTCCAGATATGGCAAAAGATCGATTTTATTTAATATCGCAGCGTTACATTTACGAAACATCAGAGGATATTTTACCGGCTTATCCTCCCCTTCTGTTACGCTAAGAACGACCACTCGCGCGTCTTCTCCGATATCAAATTCAGCAGGGCAAACCAGATTCCCGATATTCTCCACGATTAAGAAATCGATGGCATCCAAATCAATGTTGCTTGCCGCCTTCTCAATAACATGGGCTGCAAGATGACAGTCTCCTCCGAATTCATCTGTATTAACCTGCACAACAGGAACGCCTGTTCTGGCAAGTCGATCAGCGTCGTTTGAAGTACATATATCTCCCACTATAACAGCGGTTTTTATTTCCGGCATGATATAAGACAGCGTCCTTTCAAGTGTAGCTGTTTTCCCAGATCCCGGAGAACTCATTACGTTGAGCACAAAAATCCCCTTTTCCGCAAAAAGATTTTTGTTTTGCTGAGCCATTTTTTCGTTAACATCCAGAACCTTGCGAACTATTTTTATTTCCATGTTGATTCCCTTTTGTTTTACTCTCCCTGTTCGTCCACAACCTCAATCGAAATTATATCAAGTTCCCTTCCGGAAACAATATCAATTAATCCGCTTTTGCATTTTTTGCATTTAAAAACAGGACTGTTTATAGTCCATTTAAGATCGCATTCCCTGCACCTGGCTACAACTGGAACATTTTCAATGTTCAGCTTTGCTCCGGCAAGAGGTGTATCTTTTGATACAATATCAAAACAAAACCGAAGGCTCTCCGGCACAATTGCAGAAAGTTTGCCTACCTTCAAATTGACACTTTCAACACACGCATTTTTTATATCAGCAGGTATTGAAGACATTGCGATCTCGACTATCTCCATTGCTACTCCCATCTCATGCATATATTAATCCTCAACTTTAGGCACTTTAGCTCACTTTAGGCACTCGTAACTTCTTTACTGCCTACTCAATAATGCAAAGCACATCACCATTTGCAACAGAATCGCCGACTTTGAAATTAATGGATTTGATTATGCCGCCTGTCGGAGACGGAAGGGCATTCTCCATCTTCATGGCCTCCAGGATAATAATTGTTTCCCCTTTCTTTACAGCATCTCCTATCCCTTTTTTATAGCTTATTATTATACCGGGCAGAGGAGCTGAAAGAGGGGTGCCCTTACTCTGCGTGCCGAAGGCAGACGCAGCCCCCTTAACCGGTGGAGAAACAGGAACTTCTGCAGGCGGTGCAAAATAAACAGAAGGTGCAGGCGGCGTTACACCTGCCGGAGGTACAGCCGGAATAGATGCTGATGCGGGTATCTGCCGGACATATCTCATAACCGGCGATCCTCCCGGCTCTTCCACTCCGACCTCAAAGTACTCATCATCAACAAACACGTTGAAGCTGCGCAGACCTTTACCCTTGGAAGGAGCCTCTTTTTCCGGCTTTTCAACAAGCTTTCCGGCAAGGGCCTTTTTAATAAGACTCTGCTCAGCCTTAACATCGGCCATTGTTCTTGCCTTGACCTTCTCAGGCGGCGCCTCTTTGTCGTATTTCCATTTTAAAAACCTTTTCCCTGTAACAGGATAAAGCGCATATATAAGAACATCATCCAGATCCACCGCAAGGTCTTTCACATCCTCTCCGGCCTTTTCCAGCTCAGGCTCCAGAACCTCGGCAGGTCTGCATGTAATCGGCGCTTCTCCCCTTGAGTAGCCTTTTAAGCTTTTTGCCTTAATCTCAGAATCAATGGGAACAGGGGTCTTTCCATACAGGCCGTAGCACAGGTCTTTAACCTGGTCTGTAATCATCTTGTATCTCTCTTTTTCATCGTCAAACAAAACGTTGTTGACAGCCTGAACACCGACAATCTGGCTGGCAGGGGTAACAAGGGGAACCTGACCGAGATCTTTCCTGACCCTGGGAAGTTCGGCATATACATCCTCTATTCTGTCAAGAGCATTCATTTCTCTCAACTGGTTGGCAAGGTTGGACAGCATCCCCCCAGGAATCTGGTGGAGAAGAACATTGATGTCGATTATGGAAAACTTTTTATCGTCAACCAGGTGCCTGTACTTGGGGATAATATCTGTTTCAAGAATTTCGTTGATAGAAGCCAGGAGCTTGATGTCAAATCCGGTGTCTCTGTTTGTTCCAAGAAGGGACATAACAAATGGCTCAACAGCCGGATGTGATGTGCGGTACGCGTAAGGGGACAGGCAGGTGTCAATAATGTCAACACCCGCTTCTATAGCCTTTAAATGAGCCATGTCCGCCATGCCTGAAGTAAAATGGCTGTGAAGATGAACCGGAACCGATACAGCGGCTTTTAATGCCTTGACAATGGCATATGCGTCATAGGGGGCTATCATGCCGGCCATATCCTTTATGCAAACGCTGTCCGCGCCCATCCTTTCAAGGTCTTTTGCTTTATTTACGTAATATTCAAGGTTATAGACGTCTCCGCCCATACGCGGCTCGGTTATTGAAAAGCATATACAGCCCTGAAAATGTTTTTCGCATTTTTTGATAACAGGAACAACCGTCTCAAAGTTACGAAAGTCATTTAAAGCATCAAATGTCCTGAAAACATCAATGCCGTTTGCAGCGGCCCTGTCAACAAACGCTTTGGCAACATCATCAGCGTAATTTCTGTATCCAACCAGGTTCTGCGCTCTGAGCAGCATGGACATCGGAGTCTTTTTAAAATATCTTTTTAAAACCCTGATCCTTTCCCATGGGTCCTCATTCAAAAATCGATGCATAGTGTCAAAAGTAGCGCCTCCCCATGTTTCCACGGCCCAGAACCCGACATGGTCCATCATCTCTGCAACAGGAATCATGTCTTCGGTACGTCCCCTTGTGGCAAACAAAGACTGATGGCCGTCACGCAGGGATAAATCCATTATTTTGAGAGGGTTTTTTGCCTTGGGCCTGTCCTCACTGTAATCCATTTTTGTAATTTCCACCTGATTATGATCGCTCATCTTATAGTTCTCCTTACTCCATGAAAGGCCTTCATCTGCATGAGGCCACGCATCTGCATCTGCGCCTGCCGTCCGCTTATACCCCACAGATTTAATGAAACTTGTTTTGATACAAAATCAGCGCTGTCGGCTACAACCGCGGGCTGCATGCCTACAGCCTCCTCTTCTGTTTTAATATAGCTCATTACCGCAGCTATTGCAGCTACCATTTTCTTTTTGTTTTCCATCAGCCTGTCACCATTATTATTATCCCATCATTACATTGACCATATAAATTTTTCAATAAATACCGGAGAGGTCAACTGGTGATAAAATGTAAAATATCTGACTGTTTGAGAAATCGCTCAATCCCTCACACCGGTATATTCCCATGTTTTTTAGGAGGCCTGGTCTCCCGCTTGGTGCACATCACCTCAAAGGCATCAATCAAACGGGGCCTTGTTTCCGCCGGCACAATCACGGCATCAACATAGCCTCTGGTTGCCGCGCAATAAGGATTTGAAAAAAGATCCTCATATTCTTCAATTTTTTCCTTGCGCATTGCAACAGGATCTTCGGCAGCCTTAATCACTCTGCGATGGATAATATTAGCCGCCCCCCCGGCTCCCATTACGGCAATCTCAGCGCCCGGCCACGCAAAGGCCATGTCCGCGCCCAAATGTTTCGAAGACATCGCAATATAGGCTCCTCCGTAATCCTTGCGGGTAATGAGAAGTATCTTCGGAACCGTTGCCTCTGAATAACACCAGAGCAGCTTTGCTCCGTGACGGATAATTCCTCCCCATTCCTGCTGGCTTCCGGGAAGATAACCCGGAACATCGGCTATTGTCAGTATCGGAATATTAAAGGAATCGCAAAAACGTATAAACCTCGTGGCCTTGTCCGAAGCGTTAATATCAAGACATCCGGCCAGAACCTCGGGCTGATTTGCGATAATGCCTATGCTTCTATTATTAAGCCTGGCAAAACATACTATTATATTTTTAGCATAATGCTCATGCGGCTCAAAAATCTCACCATTATCAACAATCGAACAGATAACATCCTTCATATCATATGATTGACCTGGATTGTCCGGAACAATTGTATTAAGAGCCGGATCTGTCCGGGCAGGGCTGTCTCCTGTATCCACTAAAGGAGGATCCTCCATGTTGTTTGACGGCAGATATGAAAGGAGCTGTTTTATTTTATTTATGGCGTCTTCGTCGCTTTCTCCTGCAAAATGGGCAACCCCGCTTTTTTCATTGTGTACCATGGCCCCGCCAAGATCCTCAAAGGTAATCTCCTCTCCTGTCACGGATTTTATAACCTCAGGACCGGTGATAAACATATAGCTGCTGCCCTTTACCATGAAAACAAAGTCTGTCATGGCCGGCGAATAAACCGCTCCTCCGGCAGTAGGCCCCATAATGGCTGAAATCTGCGGAATAACTCCGGAACCGGCTGAATTTCGAAAAAAGATCTCGCCATATCCTGAAAGAGCATCAATCCCCTCCTGTATCCTTGCCCCTCCTGAATCATTAATGCCCACAAAAGGCGTCCCTGCCTTGAGGGCAAGATCCATGACCTTGCATATCTTTTTCGCGTGCATTTCACCCAGGCTGCCGGCTCTGGATGTAAAATCCTGGGAAAAAGCAAACACATGCCTTCCATTAACAAGGCCATGACCTGTTATTACGCCGTCAGATGGAATTTCGACCTTTTCCATGCCGAAATTTACGCACCTGTGCGCAACAAACATGTCGATCTCACGAAATGTACCAGGATCAAATAAATGATTTAATCTCTCCCTGGCTGTCAGCTTCCCTTTCTCATGCTGTTTCGCGACCGCCTGTTCACCGCCCATCTTCAGGATTTTTTCTTCCATATCCCTTAGATGCCTTATTCTATCTTCAGCAATCCCCATTATCTGTTTCCTTTCATTACAAGGTATCAGGCGTTAACACCCAATCTCTATCTTTCACACAATTCAACCAAAACCCCGTTTGTTGCTTTTGGATGCAGAAAAGCTATTTTTGCGCCTCCCGCACCCTTTCTCGGTTTTTCATCAACAAGCCTTACACCTTTTTCCTTTAATTCTTTCAAAGCCTCTTCTATGTTTTCAACACGCAAAGCAATGTGATGTATCCCTTCTCCCCTCTTTTCCAGATATTTCCCGATAGGTCCATCAGGGTCGGTAGTTTCAATCAGCTCGATCTCACTTTCTCCGATCGGGAAAAAAGTGGTAATAAGCTTCTCATCCGCCATTTCTTCAGAGTCTTCAAGCCAAAGCCCAAGAATATCGCCCCAGAATTTTTTTCCCTTAGTTATGCTCTTTACCGCTATCCCGAGATGATCAATCTTCAACACCTTCATAAAATCTCCTTTTAAAATGTTCGGGGTTCAAGGTTCACGGTTCAGGGTTCTCTGACCCCTGACCCCTGTTTCTTTTTTTTCATTCGATATTCGATGTTGGACGTTCGATGTTCGATGTTCATTTTTTTCTCTTCTCAATCCCTTATACCTGTCCATCGCCCTTTTAAATCCGGGCATGGAATTAATTATGGTTTTATCATCCACACAAAATGCAATCCTGAAATGACCCGGGCCGCCGAAACCGCTTCCCGGCACAGTAAGAATCAATTCATCCTGAAGTGTTTTTACAAATTTCACATCATCAGAAACCGGGGTTTTGGGAAAGAGATAAAAGGCGCCATGCGGCCTGATAAACTCATACCCGCAATCAGCAAGACCGTCACACAGCAGCTCTCTTTTCCTCGCATATCCGGATATATCCACGCTTATACCCTGCAACGATCCCACAACACGCTGCATAAAGGCAGGCGCGTTTACAAATCCTAAAATCCTGTTGGCAAGTGCCATGCCGCGGAACAAATCATCCTTACACGCAGCAGCAGGATTAATTGCAATAAATCCTATCCGCTCCCCGGGAATGGAAAGATCCTTGGAATAGGAGGTGGCTATTATAGTTTCGTTGTAGCATGAAAATATGCTCGGCACATCAAGACCATCATAAACAATCTTCCTGTATGGTTCATCAGATATAAGATAGATAGTCCTGCCCAGAGATCTGCTCTTTTCCTTTAAAAGCGCGCCAAGCCGGATCAGGCTTTGCCTGGAATATATCTGTCCCGTGGGATTGTTGGGAGAATTTATCATAACCGCTTTGGTATTTTCATTTATCGCAAAGGAAATCGCATCAATATCAAGGGAAAAGTCGGGCTTTGTCGGTGCTGTTTTCAAGACCCCGCCGTGGTTGTCAGCGTAAAAACCGTACTCAACAAAATAAGGGGCCGGTGTAATAATCTCATCGCCTGGATCAAGTATGGTCTTCAGGATAACATTTAATGCCCCTGCTGCTCCGCATGTCATGATAATCTCATTCGCAGAGATGTTTGTCTGCTGCTCCACGGAAAGATAATCGGCGACAGACTTTCGAACATGCGGATATCCTGTATTGGGCATATAAGCATGATCTCCGGTTCCGGACGCGTTAACGGTATCGATTAAAACCTTTCTGAACTCTTCAGGAGGCTGAAGATTCGGATTTCCCAGGCTGAAATCATATATCCTGTCCGCGCCATGCTCAGCCTTAAGACGCGCGCCCTCTTCAAACATCTTCCGTATCCAGGACGACTTTGACAGCATTATTTCAACCTTTTTCGCTATCGTCATAATATATTCTCTGTAAAAAGATTATTTTTTCACCACAAAGCATTTTAAATTTTGAATGCTAAATTTTCAATTCAAAACTCAAATTTTCGGATTAAGGGGATTACAGGATTAGAGGATTATCCCTTTAATCCTTAATCCCTATCTTTCTATACCTGTTCTACCGATTTTATCTCTGGAATAGCCTTTTTTAATGACTGCTCAATCCCGTTTTTTATCGTCATCTGAGACATGGGGCATCCTGCGCATGCGCCCTTCAACCGAACCTTGACCACTCCGTCTTCAAAACCAACAAACTCGACATCGCCGCCGTCAGCCTGAAGCATGGGCCTGATTTTGTCTATAGTTTCCTTGATTTTTTCCCGCACAGTCAAATCCCTCCTTAATTTTTCACCTAACACTTCTCATTCCATAAAAATCCTTCTTAAAAGCATCAAAACCGCCGTCAATTATTGCCTGCCGCATATTTTTCATGAGTCCAATATAATAATGGATATTATGAATCGTGTTTAAACGGTACGCAAGCAGCTCCCTTGCCATATAAAGATGGCGCAGATACGCCCTGGAATAATTGCTGCATGTATAACATTGGCATCCGGACTCAACAGGCTTTGTATCGGTTTTAAAACATGAATTGCTAATATTTATTGTGCCCCAGCTCGTAAACAGTTGACCGTTTCTGGCATTTCTTGTGGGAAGCACGCAATCAAACATATCCGCCCCAAGCGCGACAAGCTCTACAATATCTTCCGGCATTCCCACACCCATGACATATTTAGGCTTTAAATCCGGCAGCCTGGGAAGGGTGAAATCAGCGATATCAAGCATTATATCCTTTGGCTCTCCGACGCTTAACCCGCCTACTGCATAGCCGCTGAATCCGATATTCACCAGATCATCAATCGATTCCGCTCGAAGATCCTTGAACATGCCGCCCTGGACAATTCCGAACAGAGCATTGCCTGCTCCATTTTCCCAGCTCTGTTTGCATCTTTTTGACCAGGACGTGGTAAGCTTTGCAGCATCTCTTGCCGTGTCCATATCCGACGGATATGCAATGCAATTATCCAG
Protein-coding regions in this window:
- a CDS encoding citrate synthase — encoded protein: MDDYAKIIYNGKTYKVPVVEGSEGEKAIDISSLRQKTGLITLDPGFSNTGSCISSITYLDGEKGVLRYRGIPVEQLAEQSSFTETAYLLINRVLPTRKELNCFSVLLNDHSLVHEDMQTFYQNFPRASHPMGILSSMVNALRSFYPELQTTEEEINIMVTRLLSKIRTMAAMSYKISRGHKVVYPRHDLPYCANFLNMMFDNPVKPYKIDKDIVKALNVFWILHADHEQNCSTSAVRVVGSGRVNLYAAISAGIAALWGPLHGGANQAVIEMLSEIQKNGGKLDKAIKRAKDKKDPFRLMGFGHRVYKTYDPRAKIMKEMCDNVVKKQKIKDPLLDLAKELEEIALNDDYFKERNLYPNIDFYSGIMLRAMGIPTNMFTVMFAIGRLPGWIAQWKESADDPDWKLSRPRQLYIGPTKTEFIPIDKRR
- a CDS encoding HD domain-containing protein — encoded protein: MDQADSLIEHIKSVAKNMFHGARGSHDWDHTLRVCSLCKHIGKAEGVDMLVLLTAAYLHDIGRCLQDESCGEICHAEKGAEMAWPIVKKLPVSEKQKENIVHCIKSHRFRGKHTPKTVEAKVLFDADKLDAIGAVGVARAYLFAGEIGARLHNPDISVEKSMSYSKDDTGFREFKVKLSRIKDRILTKEGTKIAKERHAFMDNFFKRFLEEYEGKR
- the amrB gene encoding AmmeMemoRadiSam system protein B codes for the protein MNVRRSIFAGSWYPDSAVECEKEIKGFLKEIKVKDSLKGKAIGGIVPHAGWYFSGSIACNVINCLKDEKPIDVVIIFGMHLHPDSPCYIMKDGSWETPFGEIPVDNELAGELARKFTFNIETSEPFAQDNTIELQLPFIKYFFEDVKIVPIGVPPDKSSFEIGKAAAEIATKMGLRVKIVGSTDLTHYGLNYGFVPEGTGHASLDWVRNENDRRIVEAMLKMDPEGVITEALSHQNACCSGAAATAMSASKQLGAKHAESIAYATSYDKSPGHSFVGYTGIVFTD
- the hypB gene encoding hydrogenase nickel incorporation protein HypB; protein product: MEIKIVRKVLDVNEKMAQQNKNLFAEKGIFVLNVMSSPGSGKTATLERTLSYIMPEIKTAVIVGDICTSNDADRLARTGVPVVQVNTDEFGGDCHLAAHVIEKAASNIDLDAIDFLIVENIGNLVCPAEFDIGEDARVVVLSVTEGEDKPVKYPLMFRKCNAAILNKIDLLPYLEYDKNLTLKNIKQINPAMPVFEISATKDIGFGPWIDWLKSQVKSKQKVY
- the hypA gene encoding hydrogenase maturation nickel metallochaperone HypA, which produces MHEMGVAMEIVEIAMSSIPADIKNACVESVNLKVGKLSAIVPESLRFCFDIVSKDTPLAGAKLNIENVPVVARCRECDLKWTINSPVFKCKKCKSGLIDIVSGRELDIISIEVVDEQGE
- a CDS encoding pyruvate carboxylase subunit B is translated as MSDHNQVEITKMDYSEDRPKAKNPLKIMDLSLRDGHQSLFATRGRTEDMIPVAEMMDHVGFWAVETWGGATFDTMHRFLNEDPWERIRVLKRYFKKTPMSMLLRAQNLVGYRNYADDVAKAFVDRAAANGIDVFRTFDALNDFRNFETVVPVIKKCEKHFQGCICFSITEPRMGGDVYNLEYYVNKAKDLERMGADSVCIKDMAGMIAPYDAYAIVKALKAAVSVPVHLHSHFTSGMADMAHLKAIEAGVDIIDTCLSPYAYRTSHPAVEPFVMSLLGTNRDTGFDIKLLASINEILETDIIPKYRHLVDDKKFSIIDINVLLHQIPGGMLSNLANQLREMNALDRIEDVYAELPRVRKDLGQVPLVTPASQIVGVQAVNNVLFDDEKERYKMITDQVKDLCYGLYGKTPVPIDSEIKAKSLKGYSRGEAPITCRPAEVLEPELEKAGEDVKDLAVDLDDVLIYALYPVTGKRFLKWKYDKEAPPEKVKARTMADVKAEQSLIKKALAGKLVEKPEKEAPSKGKGLRSFNVFVDDEYFEVGVEEPGGSPVMRYVRQIPASASIPAVPPAGVTPPAPSVYFAPPAEVPVSPPVKGAASAFGTQSKGTPLSAPLPGIIISYKKGIGDAVKKGETIIILEAMKMENALPSPTGGIIKSINFKVGDSVANGDVLCIIE
- a CDS encoding carboxyl transferase domain-containing protein — protein: MGIAEDRIRHLRDMEEKILKMGGEQAVAKQHEKGKLTARERLNHLFDPGTFREIDMFVAHRCVNFGMEKVEIPSDGVITGHGLVNGRHVFAFSQDFTSRAGSLGEMHAKKICKVMDLALKAGTPFVGINDSGGARIQEGIDALSGYGEIFFRNSAGSGVIPQISAIMGPTAGGAVYSPAMTDFVFMVKGSSYMFITGPEVIKSVTGEEITFEDLGGAMVHNEKSGVAHFAGESDEDAINKIKQLLSYLPSNNMEDPPLVDTGDSPARTDPALNTIVPDNPGQSYDMKDVICSIVDNGEIFEPHEHYAKNIIVCFARLNNRSIGIIANQPEVLAGCLDINASDKATRFIRFCDSFNIPILTIADVPGYLPGSQQEWGGIIRHGAKLLWCYSEATVPKILLITRKDYGGAYIAMSSKHLGADMAFAWPGAEIAVMGAGGAANIIHRRVIKAAEDPVAMRKEKIEEYEDLFSNPYCAATRGYVDAVIVPAETRPRLIDAFEVMCTKRETRPPKKHGNIPV
- the mce gene encoding methylmalonyl-CoA epimerase — encoded protein: MKVLKIDHLGIAVKSITKGKKFWGDILGLWLEDSEEMADEKLITTFFPIGESEIELIETTDPDGPIGKYLEKRGEGIHHIALRVENIEEALKELKEKGVRLVDEKPRKGAGGAKIAFLHPKATNGVLVELCER
- a CDS encoding pyridoxal phosphate-dependent aminotransferase, translating into MTIAKKVEIMLSKSSWIRKMFEEGARLKAEHGADRIYDFSLGNPNLQPPEEFRKVLIDTVNASGTGDHAYMPNTGYPHVRKSVADYLSVEQQTNISANEIIMTCGAAGALNVILKTILDPGDEIITPAPYFVEYGFYADNHGGVLKTAPTKPDFSLDIDAISFAINENTKAVMINSPNNPTGQIYSRQSLIRLGALLKEKSRSLGRTIYLISDEPYRKIVYDGLDVPSIFSCYNETIIATSYSKDLSIPGERIGFIAINPAAACKDDLFRGMALANRILGFVNAPAFMQRVVGSLQGISVDISGYARKRELLCDGLADCGYEFIRPHGAFYLFPKTPVSDDVKFVKTLQDELILTVPGSGFGGPGHFRIAFCVDDKTIINSMPGFKRAMDRYKGLRREKNEHRTSNVQHRISNEKKETGVRGQRTLNREP
- a CDS encoding NifU family protein, with the protein product MREKIKETIDKIRPMLQADGGDVEFVGFEDGVVKVRLKGACAGCPMSQMTIKNGIEQSLKKAIPEIKSVEQV
- the tgt gene encoding tRNA guanosine(34) transglycosylase Tgt, encoding MFNFKIIAESKETRARAGIINTSHGMIETPVFMPVGTLASVKSVSPEELLDAGAQIILGNTYHLYLRPGCEVINLFSGLHKFMNWKGPILTDSGGFQVFSLAKLSRTSEEGALFQSHIDGSSHMLTPEKAVEIQNCLGSDIIMCLDNCIAYPSDMDTARDAAKLTTSWSKRCKQSWENGAGNALFGIVQGGMFKDLRAESIDDLVNIGFSGYAVGGLSVGEPKDIMLDIADFTLPRLPDLKPKYVMGVGMPEDIVELVALGADMFDCVLPTRNARNGQLFTSWGTINISNSCFKTDTKPVESGCQCYTCSNYSRAYLRHLYMARELLAYRLNTIHNIHYYIGLMKNMRQAIIDGGFDAFKKDFYGMRSVR